A window of Chloracidobacterium sp. N contains these coding sequences:
- a CDS encoding collagen-like protein produces the protein MQPLIERRHDRCRPAGDGAARSTRNPGLTGSDKLTFNKHHRSCGKSILPFSQSCATPPPHFIQGGFAMWSAGFCLRHRWAWMALVLFGTAFNFASGQAPDSVRPSQASPESSPPVKHMAVLRRQAEQGLPPTPTEVAEFWKTSGRMSYQAVKAHQAVIFQRVAARLQREGVTSRPFLLLQQNLWYPALHQELMRTSHFRATVRLGNRIGGVYVADTVVAPERVEVDEETVIIARSVVVEGKTLVIRMNHPVFLFHATPICFTEASVGRVVFDTSGQGYQDRPAEQAQQGRDSVRREQQGDDRSGRPGDSEPASKPGKTGDNGQAGADGDAGNCTNGPNGKPGVNGAKGQDGTDGVGGGDGKRGGDATQELTYTTPCNAQPGNAYVFRTNGGDGGGCTEYYWAFYASYDGGLTWILVSTAYAGCW, from the coding sequence ATGCAGCCACTCATTGAGCGTCGCCACGACCGCTGCCGCCCGGCCGGGGACGGCGCGGCGCGCTCCACACGGAATCCTGGCCTCACCGGCAGCGACAAACTGACGTTCAACAAACACCACAGGTCTTGTGGTAAAAGCATTTTGCCTTTTTCGCAAAGCTGTGCTACACCGCCGCCACATTTTATTCAAGGAGGTTTTGCCATGTGGTCTGCCGGCTTTTGCCTGCGTCACCGTTGGGCGTGGATGGCCCTGGTGCTTTTCGGTACGGCTTTCAACTTTGCTTCCGGGCAAGCGCCCGACAGCGTGCGGCCGTCTCAGGCGTCGCCGGAATCATCTCCGCCGGTCAAGCACATGGCCGTCCTGCGCCGTCAGGCAGAACAGGGGCTACCACCAACGCCAACTGAAGTTGCGGAGTTCTGGAAAACCAGCGGGAGAATGAGTTATCAGGCGGTCAAAGCCCATCAGGCCGTCATCTTTCAAAGGGTCGCGGCTCGCCTTCAGCGAGAGGGGGTGACATCTCGGCCTTTTTTGCTGCTTCAGCAGAATCTCTGGTATCCGGCTCTGCACCAGGAGTTGATGAGAACGTCCCACTTTCGGGCAACGGTGCGGCTGGGTAATCGGATTGGAGGGGTGTATGTCGCTGATACCGTGGTGGCGCCAGAGCGGGTGGAAGTTGACGAAGAGACCGTCATCATCGCACGGTCTGTTGTTGTGGAAGGAAAAACACTCGTCATTCGGATGAACCACCCTGTCTTCCTTTTCCATGCAACACCGATTTGCTTTACCGAGGCGTCCGTCGGGCGCGTCGTGTTTGACACCAGCGGACAGGGGTACCAAGACAGGCCCGCCGAGCAAGCGCAGCAGGGGCGGGACAGCGTTCGACGGGAACAACAGGGTGATGACCGAAGTGGTAGGCCGGGAGATTCTGAACCGGCCAGCAAGCCAGGGAAAACAGGCGATAATGGCCAGGCCGGGGCAGATGGAGACGCTGGTAACTGTACAAATGGTCCGAACGGGAAGCCAGGAGTAAACGGGGCAAAAGGCCAGGATGGCACAGATGGGGTGGGCGGTGGCGACGGAAAGCGAGGTGGTGATGCCACCCAAGAACTTACGTACACAACACCGTGCAATGCGCAGCCCGGCAATGCCTATGTGTTCCGCACCAATGGCGGCGACGGCGGCGGCTGCACCGAGTATTACTGGGCTTTTTATGCTTCGTATGATGGCGGGTTGACCTGGATATTGGTCTCCACGGCCTATGCCGGCTGCTGGTAA
- a CDS encoding putative CRISPR-associated protein yields MNKPCILICTVGTSLFQPNLEALKKDLADSRIKPEYRPLAEACQRGDWPGVAQALHALPADDRVCGAEINSIASLVEKEYIPADCGLFFLHSSTDKGRDIAAILKDYYLNKGHALVETVEVEDLQDGDPKRFRTKGLRNLARNVCRIVRERSAAACAINATGGYKAQIAVAVLLGQALGIPVFYKHELFSEIIAFPPLPVAFDFEVWMRASGMLYDLERTSDPVPASTYAEEWQETYESLVERVPIDGQDYLELSPVGQIFHETFRERFRTDRSQVLPPKALQKHPPRLEKDAGWPGEHPEVEVFMKKVTDEVEQVVQCATFYFNPDLPQRTRFRCGAKGIEGIYSDGRFTVKFRVESTAKTPGEQAAVVASLNEWLSRQQT; encoded by the coding sequence GTGAACAAGCCATGCATTCTGATCTGTACCGTTGGCACGAGTCTGTTTCAGCCCAACCTGGAAGCCCTGAAGAAAGACCTGGCCGACAGCCGTATCAAGCCGGAATACCGGCCGCTGGCCGAGGCCTGCCAGCGCGGCGACTGGCCGGGGGTTGCCCAAGCCCTGCACGCTTTGCCAGCAGATGACCGGGTGTGCGGCGCCGAGATCAACTCCATTGCCAGTCTGGTTGAAAAAGAATACATCCCGGCAGACTGTGGGCTGTTTTTTCTTCACTCCAGCACGGACAAGGGACGCGACATCGCGGCCATTCTCAAGGATTACTACCTGAACAAGGGTCACGCTCTGGTGGAGACCGTCGAAGTGGAAGACTTGCAGGACGGGGACCCCAAGCGGTTCCGTACCAAAGGGCTGCGCAACCTGGCGCGGAATGTCTGCCGCATCGTCCGGGAACGTTCAGCCGCAGCCTGCGCCATCAATGCCACCGGCGGCTACAAGGCGCAGATAGCCGTTGCCGTACTGCTCGGCCAGGCTCTGGGCATTCCGGTGTTTTACAAGCACGAACTCTTCAGCGAAATCATCGCCTTTCCGCCCCTGCCCGTGGCCTTTGACTTCGAGGTGTGGATGCGTGCCAGCGGCATGCTGTACGACCTGGAACGGACATCCGATCCCGTTCCGGCATCCACCTATGCCGAGGAATGGCAGGAAACATACGAGAGCCTGGTTGAACGGGTCCCGATTGACGGGCAGGACTACTTGGAGCTGTCGCCGGTCGGGCAGATTTTTCACGAGACCTTTCGCGAACGCTTCCGTACCGACCGCAGCCAAGTGCTGCCCCCCAAGGCGTTGCAAAAGCATCCGCCCCGGCTGGAAAAAGATGCCGGCTGGCCCGGGGAGCACCCGGAAGTGGAAGTCTTCATGAAGAAGGTGACGGATGAAGTTGAGCAGGTCGTACAGTGTGCAACCTTCTACTTCAACCCCGACCTGCCCCAGCGCACGCGCTTTCGCTGCGGCGCGAAGGGCATCGAAGGGATATATTCCGACGGACGGTTTACGGTCAAATTCCGCGTCGAGAGCACGGCCAAAACCCCCGGCGAGCAGGCGGCGGTTGTCGCCAGCCTCAACGAATGGCTGAGTCGTCAGCAGACTTGA